Proteins encoded within one genomic window of Bacillus sp. 1NLA3E:
- a CDS encoding phage minor head protein: MSKVERLLKSINAVIKAKEEDEEITDVVPDFPGLDKIPKYIEDYEKKVAKLFRNQRKHFLNGVKDYIQKDITIEGLLNFLSQDLFASDEFLADMEETTKDFLFLTITELTSEIMDAIDKDVAFSILSTRTTDWIDSWSHDLGEIMKLNTHQSLEDALKKVIEEGGSIADAELAIKDLPQFDRLRARTTAITEILTASSRSQWEAYMQSPAVTKKSWKHSGGKKNNPRKEHEDLDGTEIGVDEKFDVNGNEADYPRDPSLPASERVNCHCALGPVVDQDIIGLSKEEKEVLRQQVLDEMNT, encoded by the coding sequence ATGAGTAAGGTGGAGCGTCTCCTTAAGTCTATTAATGCTGTGATAAAGGCCAAGGAAGAGGATGAAGAGATCACTGATGTGGTACCTGACTTCCCCGGTTTAGATAAGATTCCCAAGTACATCGAAGATTATGAGAAGAAGGTAGCTAAACTATTTCGAAATCAGCGAAAACATTTTTTAAATGGAGTCAAAGATTATATTCAAAAGGATATTACCATCGAAGGATTATTAAACTTTCTTTCTCAAGATTTATTTGCTAGCGATGAATTCTTAGCGGATATGGAGGAAACAACAAAAGACTTTCTATTTTTGACTATTACGGAACTTACATCTGAGATCATGGATGCTATCGATAAGGATGTTGCCTTTAGTATCCTTTCGACACGGACTACCGATTGGATTGATTCCTGGTCCCATGATTTAGGTGAAATTATGAAATTGAATACTCATCAGTCGTTAGAAGATGCACTGAAAAAGGTGATTGAAGAAGGTGGATCTATTGCAGATGCTGAACTAGCCATAAAGGATTTGCCGCAGTTTGACCGACTTAGAGCACGGACCACAGCTATTACGGAAATATTAACTGCCTCGAGCCGTAGCCAATGGGAAGCATATATGCAAAGTCCTGCAGTAACTAAGAAAAGTTGGAAACATTCAGGTGGTAAGAAGAACAATCCACGAAAAGAGCATGAAGACTTAGATGGTACTGAAATTGGAGTGGACGAGAAGTTTGACGTAAATGGAAATGAAGCTGATTACCCACGAGATCCTTCTCTGCCAGCAAGCGAGAGGGTGAATTGTCATTGTGCGTTGGGACCCGTCGTTGATCAAGACATTATTGGTCTATCAAAAGAAGAAAAAGAGGTATTGAGACAACAAGTGTTAGATGAAATGAATACCTAA
- a CDS encoding sigma-70 family RNA polymerase sigma factor — MRVLMAEYRKSLRDARKMKKKFDSRIQSALDKKKKPSPQDIDDKKVIASIISDLEYALEWMRSGRNPDARRGIDKRGVYLTDPSVLDVLPVHPFYVELSHASEITHYENEIIEDALCTLTEREKDVFLMIKVEGITFEYTAEILGVKKSTVQTHFKRAEKKIEQRKHESLFLVS, encoded by the coding sequence GTGAGAGTATTAATGGCTGAATATCGAAAATCACTTCGAGATGCAAGAAAGATGAAAAAAAAATTTGATTCGAGAATCCAAAGTGCATTAGACAAAAAGAAAAAGCCATCTCCTCAAGACATTGATGATAAAAAAGTAATTGCCAGCATAATCAGCGACTTGGAATATGCACTCGAGTGGATGAGGAGTGGAAGAAATCCGGATGCTAGGCGTGGAATTGATAAACGCGGAGTGTATTTAACGGATCCATCAGTACTTGATGTATTACCGGTGCATCCTTTTTATGTTGAACTTTCTCATGCTAGTGAAATTACCCACTATGAAAATGAAATCATTGAAGATGCGTTGTGTACATTAACTGAGAGGGAAAAGGATGTTTTCCTCATGATTAAAGTTGAAGGGATCACTTTTGAATACACTGCAGAAATTCTGGGAGTAAAGAAAAGCACGGTGCAGACACATTTTAAGAGGGCAGAAAAGAAAATTGAACAGAGAAAACATGAGAGCCTTTTTCTAGTTTCTTGA
- a CDS encoding response regulator, whose product MIKVNKTVLIIDDSTFMRNMLKNVLSESNYLVISEASNGNDAISLYQEFNPDIVLLDITLPDINGIDVLKKLIKINSEAKIVMCSSMGQSFVIIEALELGAKDFIVKPNFNELIPALNKVFNLPIKIC is encoded by the coding sequence ATGATCAAAGTGAATAAAACTGTACTTATTATTGACGATTCAACTTTTATGAGAAACATGCTAAAAAATGTGTTATCTGAAAGCAATTACCTAGTTATTTCCGAAGCATCAAATGGTAATGATGCCATTTCTTTATACCAAGAATTCAATCCAGATATTGTTTTGCTAGATATAACTTTACCTGACATTAATGGAATTGATGTTTTAAAGAAATTAATAAAGATAAATTCAGAAGCTAAAATTGTCATGTGCTCGTCAATGGGTCAATCATTTGTGATTATTGAAGCTTTAGAATTAGGAGCTAAAGATTTTATTGTAAAACCAAATTTTAATGAATTAATTCCAGCTCTAAATAAAGTTTTTAATTTACCTATTAAAATCTGTTAA
- a CDS encoding recombinase RecT, with protein MSTQNELAVKTSSERFLNNIQAQFAAEAGSPVAFSDYEKALAQHLFLKLDSVLQDFEAKRINSGKTQQAPYNWHNINMRKLSLDAVHTVQLGLDALIANHIHPVPYFNGKEKKYDLDLRVGYIGKAYYRMEAAVEKPKDVVIELVYSTDHFKPMKKSFSNSIESYEFEIQKPFDRGEIVGGFGYLVYDDPAKNKLILVSEADFDKSRKAAKGDTFWSKHPAEMRFKTLVHRVTEKLQIDPKKVNASYLYVENKESEDEVRKEISENANKDVIDVEFSETPDEPVNKEPKVENHSEHFEEAPPQQEQMEFAPTGTGGPGF; from the coding sequence ATGAGTACACAAAATGAGTTAGCAGTTAAGACAAGTTCAGAGAGATTTCTAAATAACATTCAAGCACAATTTGCCGCAGAAGCAGGAAGCCCAGTAGCCTTTTCAGATTATGAAAAGGCGCTGGCACAACATTTGTTTTTGAAATTAGATTCTGTCCTTCAAGACTTTGAGGCAAAAAGGATTAACAGTGGAAAGACCCAACAAGCTCCTTACAATTGGCACAACATCAATATGAGAAAACTATCACTTGATGCCGTTCACACGGTACAGCTTGGATTAGATGCACTGATCGCTAATCATATTCACCCAGTACCTTATTTCAATGGTAAGGAGAAAAAATACGATTTAGATTTAAGGGTTGGCTATATCGGGAAAGCGTACTACCGAATGGAGGCAGCTGTAGAAAAGCCAAAAGATGTGGTGATTGAACTGGTTTATAGCACCGATCATTTTAAACCGATGAAAAAATCTTTTAGCAACAGCATTGAATCATATGAGTTTGAAATTCAAAAACCTTTCGATAGAGGAGAAATTGTTGGTGGATTTGGCTATCTAGTATATGACGATCCAGCGAAAAACAAATTAATTCTTGTTTCTGAAGCCGATTTTGATAAGTCTCGTAAGGCAGCCAAAGGAGATACATTTTGGTCAAAACATCCTGCTGAAATGAGATTTAAAACACTCGTTCATAGAGTTACAGAAAAGCTTCAAATTGACCCGAAAAAAGTAAATGCCTCTTATCTCTATGTGGAAAATAAAGAGTCAGAAGACGAAGTAAGAAAAGAAATTAGCGAAAATGCTAATAAAGATGTGATTGATGTTGAATTTTCGGAAACACCTGATGAACCGGTTAATAAAGAACCTAAAGTTGAAAATCATTCAGAGCATTTTGAAGAAGCACCACCACAGCAAGAGCAAATGGAATTTGCACCAACTGGCACCGGCGGCCCTGGTTTCTAA
- a CDS encoding replication protein yields MADVQLENGYIRIATELIDEVIRRDFSKRQLAILHFIIRLSYGCHKKDCVIEKFNSFELAGLNKSDIKKELKFLRDCRVINWDEETMIFSINKDYEKWQINPSKGFDKEKLSQLIHINIKRKVGKTPTDLENVVGKTLTDLGEVVGKTLTSKLVKYQLEMNGNAWESMDEDTLKDSIIDIYLKINKEEEEKALMNRILELLQKSKILEEKDITEFLREDINDVINNFDFEQPEEMIIEAIKDAARGNGRTWKYVYKKLVDWKKKGIKTTADIEEKSGKDGENGAKVYQHRPGYGRSSSKSAEQAIREADDARRAWGG; encoded by the coding sequence ATGGCTGATGTACAACTGGAGAATGGCTACATACGGATTGCAACTGAACTCATTGATGAAGTCATTAGGAGAGATTTTTCTAAGCGACAATTAGCCATCTTGCACTTTATCATTCGTTTATCGTATGGATGCCATAAAAAAGATTGTGTCATTGAAAAATTTAATTCCTTTGAATTAGCTGGGTTAAATAAATCAGATATTAAGAAAGAATTAAAGTTTTTAAGAGATTGTCGGGTTATTAATTGGGATGAGGAAACGATGATTTTTTCTATTAATAAGGATTATGAAAAATGGCAAATTAACCCTTCAAAAGGATTTGACAAAGAAAAACTCAGCCAATTAATACACATCAATATCAAAAGAAAAGTTGGTAAAACACCAACTGATTTAGAAAATGTAGTTGGTAAAACACTAACTGATTTAGGGGAAGTTGTTGGTAAAACACTAACTTCTAAGTTGGTAAAATACCAACTTGAAATGAACGGGAACGCTTGGGAGAGTATGGATGAGGATACCCTTAAAGATAGTATTATAGATATTTATTTAAAGATAAATAAAGAGGAGGAGGAAAAGGCTCTTATGAATCGCATTTTAGAATTACTCCAAAAAAGTAAAATCCTCGAAGAAAAAGACATCACAGAATTTCTTCGAGAGGACATCAATGATGTGATTAATAACTTTGATTTTGAACAGCCTGAGGAAATGATTATTGAAGCAATTAAAGATGCTGCTAGAGGAAATGGCCGAACTTGGAAATATGTATATAAAAAATTAGTTGATTGGAAAAAGAAAGGTATAAAGACTACTGCAGATATTGAAGAGAAGTCTGGAAAGGATGGAGAAAATGGAGCCAAGGTTTACCAGCATCGCCCAGGTTATGGCCGATCTTCAAGCAAAAGCGCAGAACAGGCAATCAGAGAAGCCGATGATGCCCGAAGAGCATGGGGAGGTTGA
- a CDS encoding phage portal protein — MGQQKMKARVIKVDQPSTSTKQIYDDPFKDLYSGEIIAPPYNLKELKLIGEYSTIIQQCVEAYKVNILGFGFIPKYRFDYNTDDTSNELKTLADKEWTRLEEFVRYLNYDEEAETIFGFALEDREKMGNGYVEVLRDSLNIPAGIEYADGQYIRVCIRSVPEEVEYKITINGQVKTIKRWRTFRKYIQEINGARVWFKEYGDPRIMNLSTGKYDESTPEHLRATELIHFKIGSGTYGIPRWIGHIVNLYGTRKADELNYLYFKQGRHTPAAIVVENGMLSDDSVAQLKEYMSGIEGVDNAHKFLLLEAEGVATEDVHGDEKVTPVKVQIKSLAEILQQDALFLEYDSKSRDKLRSAFRLPPLYTGESQDYNKATAETARKVTEEQVFRTERKTIAGKLNTLFLGDLDIFNVMLTLNGPNFGDPLDTAKVLTPFINAGSAAPNDLRDLLGQVLGKDLEMFPEEYNVPLQMMRNVPAQPLLPIMMRKSANSDLVNILKDLRDVIEEMQS; from the coding sequence ATGGGCCAGCAAAAAATGAAAGCTAGAGTCATAAAGGTGGACCAACCATCCACCTCAACTAAGCAGATATATGACGATCCTTTTAAAGATTTATATAGTGGTGAGATCATTGCGCCTCCTTACAATTTAAAAGAACTGAAATTAATCGGTGAATATTCAACCATTATTCAGCAGTGTGTCGAAGCGTATAAAGTCAATATACTCGGGTTTGGATTTATTCCTAAGTATCGGTTTGATTACAATACCGATGATACATCAAATGAATTAAAAACACTTGCTGATAAGGAATGGACCAGGCTTGAAGAATTTGTTCGCTATCTTAACTATGATGAAGAAGCTGAAACGATTTTTGGTTTTGCTCTTGAAGATCGTGAGAAGATGGGCAATGGATATGTGGAAGTGTTACGAGACTCATTAAATATCCCTGCTGGTATTGAATATGCAGATGGACAATACATCAGAGTTTGCATACGTTCAGTACCAGAAGAAGTAGAGTATAAAATCACTATAAATGGTCAGGTAAAAACCATTAAGCGATGGCGCACCTTCAGAAAATATATTCAAGAAATTAATGGGGCTCGAGTCTGGTTTAAAGAATATGGGGATCCACGAATCATGAATCTTTCCACCGGTAAGTATGATGAGAGCACGCCTGAACATTTACGTGCTACCGAATTGATTCATTTTAAAATAGGATCTGGCACCTATGGCATTCCGCGATGGATTGGACATATCGTCAATTTATATGGAACAAGGAAAGCTGATGAACTTAACTATCTATATTTCAAACAAGGTCGACATACACCTGCAGCTATTGTGGTTGAAAATGGGATGCTATCAGATGACTCAGTTGCCCAATTAAAAGAGTATATGTCTGGAATTGAAGGAGTTGACAATGCTCATAAATTTCTTTTGCTTGAAGCTGAAGGGGTAGCAACGGAAGACGTTCACGGTGACGAAAAAGTAACACCAGTTAAGGTCCAGATTAAATCATTAGCTGAAATACTCCAGCAAGATGCATTGTTCCTTGAATACGATTCGAAGAGTAGGGACAAGCTTCGATCAGCATTTCGATTACCGCCTTTATACACTGGGGAATCACAGGATTACAACAAAGCCACAGCTGAGACCGCAAGAAAAGTAACCGAGGAACAGGTATTCCGTACTGAAAGAAAGACCATAGCCGGTAAATTAAACACCTTATTTTTAGGTGATTTAGATATTTTCAATGTTATGTTGACGCTGAATGGTCCTAACTTTGGAGATCCACTAGATACAGCTAAAGTATTAACACCATTTATTAATGCTGGATCAGCCGCACCAAATGATTTACGCGATCTATTGGGCCAGGTATTAGGAAAAGACTTAGAAATGTTCCCTGAAGAATACAATGTTCCTCTCCAAATGATGAGGAATGTACCAGCTCAACCATTATTACCGATCATGATGAGGAAATCAGCCAACAGTGATTTGGTTAATATCCTAAAGGATTTACGTGACGTTATTGAGGAGATGCAATCATGA
- a CDS encoding PBSX family phage terminase large subunit, with amino-acid sequence MEKEVNPHFEDFLFDWNQKFQFLVGGYGSSKSYHVALKLILKLLSEKRTALVVREVYETHKDSTFSLFNEIIEELGALDDTGKKKIAKGKIRPKESPYELRFYNGSKIIFKGMDKPAKLKSINNISIIWLEECSEIKYAGFKELLGRLRHPKLKLHMILSTNPVGEDNWTFKHFFKDEQNKRLVLDDKELYEKRTVIVKDTYYHHSTADDNLFLPESYIEQLEEMKDYDPDLYRIARKGRFGVNGVRVFPQFRVKDHSEVMEDISNIRTVIKRAGMDFGFVESYNALLRLAVDHNKQYLYIYWEYYKNQMTDDQTAEKIIEFKESQERIKADSAEPKTIQYYRQKGFNMVSAKKYQGSRIQYTKKIKRFKKIICSDQCTNTIYELKDLTYATDKNGRIIEDEFKIDPHTLSAIWYGLDDYEIADLKDKSKKRPNRERR; translated from the coding sequence ATTGAAAAAGAAGTTAATCCACACTTTGAGGATTTTCTCTTCGATTGGAATCAAAAGTTTCAGTTTCTTGTTGGAGGATACGGATCTAGTAAAAGCTATCATGTTGCATTGAAGTTGATTCTAAAATTGCTTTCAGAAAAACGAACAGCGCTTGTCGTTCGGGAAGTATATGAAACTCATAAAGATAGTACATTTTCATTGTTTAACGAAATCATTGAAGAACTTGGAGCCTTGGATGATACAGGAAAAAAGAAAATTGCTAAGGGGAAAATAAGACCAAAAGAAAGCCCCTATGAATTAAGGTTTTACAATGGGTCTAAAATCATTTTTAAAGGAATGGACAAGCCAGCAAAACTTAAATCAATTAATAATATTTCAATCATTTGGCTTGAAGAGTGTTCAGAAATTAAATACGCAGGTTTTAAGGAACTTCTTGGTCGTTTACGGCATCCTAAATTAAAATTGCACATGATTCTCTCAACCAATCCTGTTGGTGAAGATAACTGGACCTTCAAACACTTTTTTAAAGATGAGCAAAACAAACGTCTGGTTCTAGATGATAAAGAACTTTATGAAAAGCGTACTGTCATTGTAAAAGATACCTATTACCATCATTCAACGGCCGATGATAATTTATTCCTTCCAGAAAGCTATATTGAGCAGTTGGAGGAAATGAAAGACTATGATCCAGACCTTTACCGTATTGCCCGGAAAGGTCGTTTTGGCGTGAATGGGGTTCGGGTATTTCCTCAGTTTAGGGTTAAGGATCACAGTGAAGTCATGGAGGATATTTCAAATATCAGGACTGTAATTAAGCGAGCTGGGATGGACTTTGGTTTTGTTGAATCCTATAATGCTTTGCTACGTCTAGCCGTGGATCATAATAAACAATACCTGTACATCTACTGGGAATACTACAAAAATCAAATGACTGATGATCAAACGGCAGAGAAAATAATTGAGTTTAAGGAATCACAGGAACGTATTAAAGCAGATAGCGCTGAGCCTAAAACCATTCAATATTATCGGCAAAAGGGCTTTAATATGGTATCTGCGAAAAAATACCAAGGTTCTAGAATTCAGTACACAAAAAAGATTAAACGTTTCAAAAAGATCATTTGTTCAGATCAATGCACGAACACGATTTACGAATTAAAAGACCTTACCTATGCAACAGATAAAAACGGGAGGATCATCGAGGATGAATTTAAAATCGATCCTCATACATTGTCAGCAATTTGGTATGGATTAGATGATTATGAGATTGCCGATCTGAAAGATAAGAGTAAGAAGAGACCAAACAGAGAAAGGAGGTAG
- a CDS encoding DUF6011 domain-containing protein yields the protein MICPICNRPLKSLKSIAIGIGPVCVRKLENLNDNADGNQLEMELKEK from the coding sequence ATGATCTGTCCAATCTGCAATCGCCCATTAAAAAGCCTAAAAAGTATCGCCATAGGCATCGGTCCTGTATGTGTCCGCAAGTTGGAGAATCTAAATGATAACGCTGATGGAAATCAATTGGAAATGGAGTTGAAAGAGAAATGA
- a CDS encoding MBL fold metallo-hydrolase yields the protein MIEITALASSSKGNCYRVTDGHTPLLLECGINYREVQKGFDFRLSEVAGCLVSHEHGDHCKAVKDVLKAGIDCYMSAGTAQGIGVNHHRIKKVEAKKQFMLGSWTILPFDVQHDVSEPLGFLLVNQSGEKLLFATDTYYIKYRFQGLTHVMCECNYSREILIQNIINGSVPKVMKKRLERSHFSLEDVKDFLLSNDLKKVQEIWLLHLSDSNSNADQFKREIQELTGKMVLVP from the coding sequence ATGATTGAAATTACCGCACTTGCATCTAGTTCGAAGGGGAACTGTTACCGCGTTACAGATGGTCATACTCCCCTTCTCCTAGAATGCGGGATAAATTATCGAGAAGTTCAAAAGGGCTTTGATTTTCGGTTGTCAGAGGTGGCAGGATGCTTAGTAAGCCATGAGCATGGTGATCATTGCAAGGCGGTTAAGGATGTTTTAAAAGCCGGAATTGACTGTTATATGTCCGCTGGTACAGCCCAGGGAATAGGAGTAAATCATCACCGGATAAAGAAGGTAGAGGCTAAGAAGCAATTCATGCTCGGTTCATGGACCATATTACCTTTTGACGTCCAACATGACGTCTCAGAGCCACTAGGGTTCCTACTCGTGAATCAGAGCGGAGAGAAGCTTTTATTTGCCACAGATACATACTACATCAAATATCGGTTCCAAGGGCTTACACATGTTATGTGTGAGTGTAATTACTCTAGGGAGATCCTTATTCAAAACATTATTAATGGTTCTGTTCCTAAGGTTATGAAGAAACGACTGGAAAGATCTCATTTCAGCCTAGAAGACGTGAAGGATTTTCTTCTTTCTAATGATTTGAAAAAAGTACAGGAAATATGGTTGCTGCATCTAAGTGACAGTAACAGCAATGCTGATCAGTTTAAACGAGAGATTCAAGAGCTTACTGGGAAGATGGTATTGGTTCCTTAA
- a CDS encoding DUF1064 domain-containing protein, giving the protein MLFAKAQDFMSSASKYGNRKVTIDSHKFDSVAESKYYMQLKWLEANKQILFFRLQPRYLLQEAFDKGGQHFRKIEYVSDFEVHHLDGSIEVIDVKGVETEAFKIKRKLFEKKYPHKLSLITYKKEFGGWIELEKLKKLERKVVKPHGKKKTTKVGAPVSERRRESGLPI; this is encoded by the coding sequence ATGTTATTCGCAAAGGCACAAGATTTCATGAGTTCTGCATCAAAGTACGGAAATAGGAAAGTAACAATCGATTCTCACAAGTTCGATTCAGTCGCAGAGAGCAAGTATTACATGCAGCTCAAATGGCTGGAAGCTAATAAACAGATTCTTTTCTTTAGATTGCAACCTAGATACTTGCTCCAGGAGGCCTTCGATAAAGGCGGACAGCATTTCCGGAAAATCGAATATGTTTCCGATTTTGAAGTGCATCACCTGGACGGTTCGATTGAGGTAATTGATGTGAAAGGTGTGGAAACTGAAGCTTTCAAGATTAAGAGAAAGCTATTTGAAAAGAAATATCCTCACAAACTATCACTTATTACATACAAAAAGGAATTCGGGGGATGGATTGAGCTAGAAAAATTGAAAAAACTCGAACGGAAGGTGGTTAAGCCCCATGGCAAAAAAAAGACAACCAAAGTGGGTGCTCCTGTTTCGGAAAGAAGAAGGGAATCGGGTTTACCTATTTGA
- a CDS encoding XtrA/YqaO family protein produces the protein MRLREIDINHSTMKIEIDIMELKGSFAIVVCDGKAKLTELPSHGETKIVTHQGKVKRVKFDEGEDF, from the coding sequence TTGAGACTAAGAGAAATTGACATTAATCATAGTACGATGAAAATAGAGATTGATATAATGGAACTAAAAGGAAGTTTCGCCATTGTTGTTTGTGATGGGAAGGCTAAATTAACGGAGCTGCCAAGTCATGGTGAAACAAAAATTGTTACACATCAGGGAAAGGTTAAACGGGTGAAGTTTGATGAGGGGGAAGATTTTTGA
- the terS gene encoding phage terminase small subunit — protein sequence MARARSPNRDKAFELWKESNGTILLKEIASQLGVTDSQIRKWKNHDKWEELIKSNVTKSKGNVTNKKGAPKGNKNAQGQGAPKQNKNAITHGFFSKYLPQESLDILKEIQQRSPVDMIWDQIMIQYTAIIRAQKIMFVEDRDDITRVLKKEKPGMFGDEHEWEFQFAWDKQASFLNAQSRAMSELRGLIKQFDEMAYIDDERRLKLEGMRLNVEKTKAEIENISNDEDDTSFEIVIKRKGDSS from the coding sequence ATGGCTAGAGCTAGAAGTCCTAACCGAGATAAAGCATTCGAGTTATGGAAGGAAAGCAACGGGACCATTCTCCTTAAAGAAATTGCAAGTCAATTAGGTGTAACTGATTCCCAAATTCGTAAATGGAAAAACCATGATAAATGGGAAGAGTTAATAAAAAGTAACGTTACTAAATCAAAAGGTAACGTTACTAATAAAAAAGGCGCTCCTAAAGGCAATAAGAATGCTCAAGGTCAAGGCGCACCTAAGCAAAATAAAAATGCAATTACGCATGGCTTCTTCTCTAAATACTTACCGCAAGAATCATTAGATATCCTTAAGGAGATCCAGCAGCGTTCCCCGGTTGATATGATCTGGGACCAAATCATGATTCAGTACACAGCTATAATCAGAGCACAGAAGATTATGTTTGTCGAAGACCGAGATGATATTACCAGAGTATTGAAGAAAGAAAAGCCTGGGATGTTTGGTGACGAGCACGAATGGGAGTTTCAATTTGCATGGGACAAACAAGCCTCCTTCCTAAATGCTCAGTCCAGGGCAATGAGTGAACTTAGAGGATTAATTAAGCAGTTTGACGAAATGGCATACATCGATGATGAGCGCAGGCTGAAGCTTGAAGGAATGAGACTAAACGTAGAGAAAACAAAAGCTGAAATCGAGAATATTTCAAACGATGAAGATGATACTTCTTTCGAAATTGTCATAAAGCGAAAAGGTGACAGTTCATGA
- a CDS encoding ATP-binding protein has protein sequence MMPEEHGEVDYNCPICKDTELVLYRENGYEMAKYCECRERNAWKRRFNQSMIPDEFTNANFENFQRKSKTLESMYQLTFDYIRNFKVEKKEDGSTKKVIPSKNFGLIAVFGEQRLKELPPAERSTVKQEHNNFGIGKTHLQIALAKRLIKDGFNVLIVSDVIFIEELMQAKIMKDEGETYNRLLHNTLTADVLIWDDIGKVSWTEPRERMYYTIINERYRKQKPIVFNSNEDRGTLAEKIGYAAASRLIGQAEEFLIEAEGQDWRLKKGANVNA, from the coding sequence ATGATGCCCGAAGAGCATGGGGAGGTTGATTACAATTGCCCTATTTGTAAAGATACAGAATTAGTTCTTTACCGCGAGAATGGTTATGAAATGGCGAAATATTGTGAATGCAGGGAAAGAAATGCCTGGAAAAGACGTTTTAATCAATCAATGATTCCAGATGAGTTCACTAACGCAAATTTTGAAAACTTTCAACGTAAATCGAAAACGCTTGAATCTATGTATCAACTAACCTTTGATTATATTCGAAATTTCAAAGTTGAAAAGAAAGAGGACGGATCAACTAAGAAAGTAATCCCATCTAAGAATTTTGGTTTAATCGCAGTTTTTGGAGAACAGAGGCTTAAAGAACTTCCGCCAGCCGAACGGTCAACGGTGAAACAGGAACATAATAATTTTGGTATTGGTAAGACTCATTTACAAATTGCACTTGCAAAACGATTAATCAAAGACGGTTTTAACGTTCTAATTGTATCAGATGTGATTTTTATTGAGGAACTAATGCAGGCCAAGATAATGAAAGATGAGGGAGAGACTTACAACCGGCTATTACATAATACTCTCACTGCAGATGTCCTAATTTGGGATGATATCGGAAAAGTTAGCTGGACTGAACCCCGGGAACGAATGTACTACACCATCATTAATGAACGATACCGCAAACAAAAACCTATCGTGTTCAATTCGAATGAGGACCGTGGGACATTAGCAGAGAAGATCGGATATGCAGCTGCCAGTCGACTGATTGGACAAGCCGAAGAATTTTTGATTGAAGCCGAAGGACAAGATTGGCGGCTGAAGAAAGGGGCTAATGTAAATGCCTGA